Genomic segment of Pseudomonas sp. CCI4.2:
TGACCCCGCAGGTGCGCCACAGAGTAGCCATATTAAAAAACCACTGAGGATCCCTCCGACGACATAACGAAAAGGAGTAGTAAGAAAACCCTCTATTAGCCACAAAACAGGCCAACTGATTAGCATACTCAGCCCTGCGCCTACAAAGAAAAACAGAACAAAAAAAGCGACGAACTCAGTCCCGCTGAAGAAGCCCCACGCTGCAGCCACAAGGGACAAACCGCCGCAAAGTGGAATTCCTAGTATGTAGCCTCGCCCTCTCTGCGGCTCGTTCTGTTTCGCTACATGTTGCTCTATTCGCATTGCAAGCGCGGTATATAACCCTCCCAACACCAAACCGCCAGCTATCGCAACAACTAGCAAATGCAAAGTAAAACCGCCATAAACCAGATAGATCAGCAAGCTCTGAAACAAGCTGCTCAAAATATGGCGAACCCTATACCCCGGAAAAACCTTGTCACCCAGCAGCAACAAGGGAATCCCCACAAACATGGAAACAATGAACCCAAACAAAAAACCCGAGAACAAGGACGTGAAATTAAAGCCCTTGAGCAATGGCATAAACGCTGCATAAACCAGAGCACCACAAAATGGCACCGCGAACAAGCGCAGAACTCCATCGGCCCTCATTTCGGCATCTCAGGTGCAGGTATAAGCGCTTTCTTGACACGCTCAGGACTATTATTGATAAGTTCTTGCCATGCGATCCCCAAAGTAGTATTACCTCCCCAGACCATATAAGCAGCCCAACTGTTGGAGTTAAATAGTGGGCTGGGACCTGTTCCCCAACCATGCGTTTTCACATTAAATGCGCCGTCCTGAGTGGGTTGGACTGTACGTATCACGAATCCGGGATCTAGTGCGTGCATTCCTGGCAACGTGATATTGATCACACTCATGGTACTGTCATCTGTCAGGTGCGCAACATGACCCAGCTTAGCCCCCATCATATGCAACTCACTCACATCTCCACTGTTAACCACCCTTATCCCATCTCCACCAGGGCCTGCATTTCGTCGTAAAGCTTCATACGCTTGTATCAACGAACCACAGCCACCTAGCAAAGGAATACAGCCTTTGGTCACGTCGCTGTACTCATGAGGTTGCCGGGTGTCACCAAACACCGTCTCCCAATACTGGAAGGCCTCAGGAATGCCCCCCCCGGGTAGCCCCTGTGAATTGATGAACGTACCACTTTTAACTGCATCAGAGAATTTGGCCTGACAGGCTGACGAGCCTGCAGACTCACAGTGTTTACCAGCCCAACTGGCATAGCTAGGAAGACCCGAGGCCATGTTAGCGGCCATCAGGAGGCTGTTAGTTTCAATATCACTGATCGCGCCAAAGGTGGTTTTATCCTTAGAGTTGATAGCCTTGTCTGCGGCATACAGGTCTCCAAAGCTTTTAGCGCCTTCAAAAATCTGAGCGATGTGAATATTGAGGCACTGTTGGTCCTTACAAGCCATCAACTCAGCGTCGTTGGCGTCGCTCATCCTTTTGGCATCTGTGATCACCTGTTGACGACACGCTGTGTTGCCCGCTGCACAAACGGCCAACTGCTTAGATAGAACTTCAATATCCGTGTGTTTGAGGTAGTTGTTTTGCACTTCCAGTAAACCTGCGTTAGCCCCGGCAATACCACCTACACCGGCTGCTACAAACCCGGAGGCGCTGGAAATTAGCGCTTTTTTTACATCAACAGGAATGTCCAACTGAGCGACTTTTTCAGCAATCAACGGTACCGTCAGACCAGTTACGCCTGCGCTCATGGCGCTGGCTCCCACTACACCACCTGACAATCCTTGGGTCGCCCCGGCTAAGGTATGCAACAAAATCCGCGCGGCCCCGCCCTCGTCCCAAGCCGCCTGAGTTGCGAGGTCACCTGATTTGCCCGCAACGTCACGCTGCCGATCAGCGTAATCACCAATTTTTTGGTACGCATCAGCAGCCGTGGTGTTGGCGACAATTCCCAGGGATGTGGATCCCCCAGCTCCCCCTAATGCCGCAGCGATAATCCCACTAGCAATGTCGGCCAATACTCGCTTGTCGCCGCCCGCCGCCCAACTCTCGGAAACTGCCTTGAGGTTTTGCTCAGCAGCCTTAACATCAGACGGACTTTTGGCCGTTTTCAACCGCTCTTTCGCCTCATCTACCGACGCCTTCGCCACCGTACTGATAATCCCACTGGCCAACTGGGCCGTGCTTTGAATCAGTTCGATACGCTCCTTCATTGCCTTTTCATCAGGCCTGTCCAGCTTCTGATTGGCGTTGGCGGTGTCGTGGTTCAGTCCCACGAGGTCATTAGCGCTCTCGGCATTGCGAACAACAATCGTGCCTTCGCTGACTGCACTGCGGGTGTGACTACGGTCTTCATCCTTGAGTGCTACCGGGATGCTGCCGCCGATTGAGGCGCCGCCAGCGCTGCTGGACGAAACAGCGAGGCCTACCGATTGGCTCTCGATCTCGATGATATTTTTTATGTCGTTGACGATTAGGCGATCCGTGTTGAGGCGGTTTTTGTCGACAGACGCTTCACTGGCAATCACAGCGCCCTGCAAGGCAGTCGTCTTGCCGACATTGATGTCGTAGCCACCTGCGCCCGCGAAGAGGCCGCTTTGGTCGGTCACGGCCTTGTAGTCACTGTTCATGTTTGCGGTTCTGGCTGTCGCCGGTCTGCTTGAAATCAAAACCGTCGCCGTGTGCCACCGAGCGGTAATCGCTCTGGTTGTAGCTGTAGCTGAAATTCCACCAGCCCCACGGCACGTTGTAGTAAAGCATCGCGTTTTTTGAAGTTTTCTGATGGTCGCTGATGGCGTCGTGGCCGCCGCGCAGAATCAACTGATCAGCCAGGCCCAGCGGGCTGTCCCATTCAAAGCCGGTGCCCCATTGCTGTTCGCCAGTACTTTTCTGGCCATCGTTGTTACGCGACAGGCTGGCACGCCAAGGCTTCTGCGGGTTGTTTTTCACCAGCACCGAACTGCCGCCAACGGCATCGCCTGGTGCCAGTTCCATTTGTGCCTGGTTGGAGGGCAAACGGTTGAGCTGATCAATGGCCTGCTCGATTTCTCGCAGGTTCAGCAAGTCACCGTTTTTGCCGGGAAAGGCCATGGCCAGTTCGCGGTCCGAGAGTTTGCTGTTGTCGGCGCCTTTCAAGCCTTCGAGTTTGCCTTCCACCACCAATACTTGCAGATGACCCTTGGACAGGTCCTGTTGCGGCAAGTAAGCCCGGCTGGTGACCAGGCCTTTGTCGATGTAGTAGTCGGTAATGGTCTTGAGCAATTCATTGAGCTGGGACACGCCCAGGCACTGGCCGATATAAGGCTTGAGCAGGCGCTCGCGGTCGGGTGCGGACAGGCTGTCAGCGCCCTTGAGCTTGATGTCTTTGATGGGGAAGCAGCGGGTGTCCGCAGGTGTGGTGGGCGCTTTTGGCTTGGCCTCTTTACCGGGCAGGTCCTTGAGCTCTTCAAGACGCCGCTGCTGTTCTTCCAGCAGGCGGTTTTGCCGGTCGCGGATCAGGTCCTGATCGCCGGGCGTAGGGGCAGCCGACGCGCTGTTCAGCGCGAAGCAAGTCAGCAGGCAGACGCCCAGCAGCAGCCGAGTCCGTGGCGTGAGAGAAGACATGTTCGATCCGTCGAATTAAAAAGGGGGGGCAAACTAACATCGAAGCATGGGTGAGCCAATATCTCGACTGCATTATCAGAAATCGCCTACAGGCTCACCAACCTATTGATTAATGATAATTAAATATCAAAACCTCTAAAAATATCTGTATTTGAATTTGACGTTTTTATTCCGACAGACGGTATCGATCATCCAACTGACGAGCGATGGCATCGCACTTTGGCTTCATCTCAAGGTGCCAATTTTCGATCAACGTCAACAGCCGGAATATCATCGACTAACGCAGACCGTCGGCTCGTGGATTGATAACAACCTTCCTCCCCGCAAATTACCGGAGCCCTGCACGAACTTTGCAAAGCCGAAGGTCATTCACCTCCGCGATAAATTCAAACCCCACCGCACAGGGCAGTTTTTTTCAATACTCCACACCCCCACCCAACTACTTTCAACGCGCATTCATTAAACGAAGCGGAGCAAAAATGAGCGTGTTGATTTCAATGGCGGCGTTTGCCTTGGCGGCGTCGATATCACCGGGGCCGGTAAATGTTGTGGCCCTGAGTTCCGGAGCGCAGTTCGGTTTGAGTTCCAGCCTGAGGCATGTGCTCGGAGCTACGGTGGGGTTTGTTGTGTTGCTGTTGTTCACCGGTTTCGGGCTGCATGAGGTACTGAAGCAGTGGCCGATTCTGACCGACCTGATTCGCTGGGCTGGCGTTGCGTTTCTGCTGTGGCTGGCGTGGAAACTGGCGGTGGATGACGGGCGATTGGAGGTCAGCAGTGCGACGCGTCAACCGTCCTTTCTGCGCGGCGCTGCGATGCAATGGCTCAATCCCAAAGCCTGGCTTGCAGCCGTCGCAGGAATGGGGGCCTTTGTTGCCAGCGGAGATGCCAAACTGATCTGGTCGTTTGCCCTGATCTACTTTGTAATCTGCTACTTGTCGGTGGCCTGCTGGGTCTACGCCGGTGCGGTTCTGGGAAGGTACTTGCACAGCGCGCCCCGGATCCGTTTATTCAACCGCTGCATGGCAGCCATACTGGCGGGCTGCGCGGTGTCCCTGCTGTTGTTTTAAGGCTTGTATTGCCCTGGCGTCGCCGCGAGATGCTTCTTGAACACCCGCTGAAAATGCGCCTGATCGGCAAACCCTGCTTCATGTGCGATATCTATGATCGACGCGCCGTCACGTAGCTGCGCCTGAGCGTGCTGAATTCGCCGGTTGATCAAGTAGGCGTGGGGCGTCATGTGATATTGCTGCTCAAAAGCGCGGATCAAATAAGCTTCCGAGAGATTGGCCGCCTTACAAATTGCCGCAAGGCGCACCGTGCCCATAAAGTGCTCATTGATGTATTCAGCAGCGCGTACCACCCTCGGATTGATCCTTTTTAGTTCCAGCGTCGAATGGCCTAACGTCCGCTGCATCAACATGAAGAAGGCAACAGCCGCTTTACGTTTCGGCAGGGCGTCCAGCGCTGGATCGATCAGTTGCGCATACAGGTCAATCAGGCCAGCAAACAATTTAGATGATTGAGTGTGGGTAGCCGAGATCGGTTGGAAACCCAAGCCGTCACCATCGTCATGACTGTGCTGAATCCCCGCTAGCCAGTTCGCATCAACGTACAACATCACGTATGACCACGGTTGGTCTTCGACGGGATTGCAGGCGTGGACTTCGCCTGGATTCATCAACACCACCGTCCCGGCGCTGATGGTTTGGCAGCTCTTTTCATGCAGGTAAGTGCTTTGCCCAGAGGTGACCGCACCAATGGAAAACACCTCATGAGAATGCCGGCCATAAAAGACCTTTCGCCCATCTTCTATTTGGCGCGCCTCGATGAAAGGCAACTCTGCGTCTCTCCAGAATGTGGGCATAGCTTCGATGGGCATGGCGATTACCTGATCATTTCAGCAATAGTGTTGCAATTGGAATTAGCCACAATAACCGTTCAGGCCAATCTCGCTCAACATTGCTTGTGGTGTGAGATTAGTCTCCGCCTCAAATCGACTAACAACCTAAAACCCCCTCAATCGTAAGGCTTAGCGGTTTTTTGTTGGTATCGTTTGCCCCATCCCGCTTGGCTATTCAAAACGTATGCGTTTCAATAGCGCCCATTAACGGCATCCAGCCTGCACAGGACTCTAAGCCATGGCTTCGCCAGACAAACAGCAGAAACGCGCCAAGCGAGCAAAAACCAAAGCCAAGCAGAACCGTTCGGGTAAGCAGACCCAGGGTTTGTTCCATCCGGTACTCGCCTCGCCGCTGGTCAACGAGCCGTTTGATGACGTCGAGGTTGACCTGTCTACGTTCGATTTTGCCGATCTTCTCGCCAATGGTTTTGACCCGGCTGACTTCGATGACCTGTTCCAGGCGATGAAAGCTGCAGAGGCCATTAGTCAGTTGGCAATGTGCGTGGTGTTTTTGCAGTACCCGGTGTTAGAGCTGGTGATTTCCGAGGAAGAAGAACAGCACGCCACCGACTTCCTCATGGGCCTGCTCATCGCGTATCGAACGAATTTTTACGATGAAGACGAAGACACTGCCGTTGCATGGATGGAAGGCGACGCTTTCCAAGCTGATTACAACGAGGCGTCACGCATTCTAGTTGGCAAAAACAATCAGCAGTCTCGCTGAAGATTTCTACCGACTCACGCCGTGAGTCGCGGTATTCCCTCTGCATTATTCTTTTTGAGGTTCGTAACATGCGTACAACACTTTCCGCCTTGACCCTTACCCTTGGATTGCTCGCAGCCCAGAACGCGATGGCTGGCAGCGAACTTAATGCCGCATTGGGCGGCGGCGTCGGTGGCGCGCTGGGTAACGTTGTTGGCCAAAAGATGGGCGGCGGCAGCACGGGTGCAGCCTTGGGCGCGGGTGTCGGCGGCGCAGCAGGTGGCGCATTGACCGCCAAGAAGGGCCATAAAACCAAAGCCGCACTCGGTGGCGGCCTTGGCTCAGCGGGCGGCTCGCTGCTCGGTAACAAATTGGGCGGCAGCACTGGCGGCACCGTTGGCGCTGGCTTGGGCGGCGCGGCGGGCAGTGCACTGATGGCTAAGTAAGCAGCCCTTGCGGTGGACGGTGCTACCCGTCTGAACGTGAACAAAAAACCCGCCCCGTGCGGGTTTTTTGTTGTCTTGATTGCTAGGCTTTTGCTTTTCGATAACAAGCAAAAGGAGTGCAGTTATGGCATCCCTGAATAAACACCTGGGTCGCCTGCATTGACGCTTTCGTTGGCAAGCCAACTCTCCCACAGAGACTTCGGCAGACATGAAATGGCAGGCACTGAAAAATCTTATCGCAGCCTTCGGCAGCGCCTAAAAATTATTTATTCATTCAACCGGGTCATGCGTCGCTTGATAGGCGACTGGCCGCCGGCTTCTCAGCGAACCACGCCTTCTTCAATCAGCAACTTCAAAATAGCCTCAGCACCGGCCTCGGCACTGACACCCTTGAGCACTTGCCCACCGCCGCCACTGGCTTTGGCGGTCGCCGCTTTCATCCGATCAGCGCCGCTTTTGCCTTTGATCACTTTCAGTCGTTTTGGCCGAGGCTTGGCGGGCTGGAGCGACGAGGCCGCCAACAGCTCGTCCATCACCACTTCAACCTGATCAGCCGCCAGCAAACCACGCTGCGCTGGGCCATAGGCACTTTGCCGAGAGTTGGGCGCGGCGTTATCCACAGTCGCGAGAAACGGCAGGCGGACTTTCAGCCGACGCCGCTGGCCACGTGGCAACGCTTGGAGCACATGGGCCACGCCGTTTGCCAATGATTCAACCTGCGCCAATCCGACGACTAACGGCCAACCGAGCTTTTCTGCCAGCAAGTACGGGAGCATGCCTGAGCCTTCGCCCGTTTCAGCTTGGCTGCCGGTGAGCACCACTTGCACGTTGGATTCACGTAAATACTCCGTCAGCGCAGGCAATGCGTCTGCGCCTTCGGGCTGTTCCAAGACATGCAATTCGTCCAGGCCCATGCCCAGATAAGCCCGCAGCGCAGGCTCTTCGACATTGCCGGCATGCAGCACGTGCAAGTTATCCCCAGCCAATTGCAGGCCCAGTTCAACGGCGCGTGCATCTTGCTCGGCGCGGCGCGGACGGCCAGAAGTCGGGTGAGCGCCGATAGAGACCAGGCTAATTACATGAATCGAGCCGTTATCCACAGGGGCCTTCGAATTAAGCGGCATCGCGTTTCCCCTCGTTGCGGTGGGTCTCAATCGCCGCAATCAGCGCTTTAAGAATCGCTGCGCTGTCACCAATGACCGACAGATCGGCGCGTTTGATCATGTCGCACCCCGGATCTAGGTTGATCGCCACGACTTTGTCGCAGGCGCCAATGCCCTGCAAATGCTGGATCGCGCCGGAAATACCCACCGCGACGTACACCCGCGCTGTGACCCACGTACCGCTGGCGCCGACTTGGCGATCACGCGCCATGTAGCCGTCGTCCACCGCCACACGGGATGCGCCTTCGGTGGCGCCCAATGCGGCAGCGGTGCGGTGGAACAACTCCCAATCTTTCACGCCATTGCCGCCAGAGAAGATGAACTCCGCTTCGGCCATGGGAATGGCTGCCGGATCAACCGCCACCGCGCCAAGGTCTTCGATACGCGACAGGCTACGCGCCACGGTTGTGTATAACTCCACGGGCAACACTTCATGTCGGGTGTCGCTGACCGGTTCGGCACACTCGACGGCGGCTAAAATCAAGCGCGCCAACGGACCGGCCACGTCCTGACGGCCGGCCCCAGCGCGACCGATGCACTGGTTATCCGTGACCTGCCAAACCCGTGTTGCCGGGCGTTCGCCTAAGCTGGCGGCAAAACGCCGACCCAATTCGCCGCCACCGGTGCGGCTGTCCGGCAGCAGCCAGTGACGCGGGTTGAACTGGTTATCCACAGCCCGCAGCCCTTGTACGCGCTGCTCGGGTGAATAACCGCTGAATTCGTAGCCTTCCAACGTCAGTAATCTATCGACGCCCGCCGTGGCGAAGGTGGTTTCTTTGTGTTCGCCGAACACCACGGCCACTACCGCGCCGTCGTTACCGGCCAAACTGTGGGCCAGACCCAGCAGGTCGCGGTCGTGAGCGCTTAATCGGCCACCAACCATGTCCGGGGCGACACAAATGTAGAACGCCGGTTGCGCGACCTGATGCAGCGGCAGTTGCACTTCAGCAGCAGAAGAACGCTTAACCGCGCCGCCCTGTTGCGCGCCGCTGCGGTCGATTCGTTTGACGCCGTTAGGACCGATGAAGCCAACGTGGTGCACGTCTTTGCGCACGACGCCATTAGGCCCCATCCAGCTGGCTTGCGCCGGTTGCATGGCCGCGTGCAGCGGGTGCAAGCGGTTACGGGCGATCCACTCAGCGCGAGGGTCACGGCGAATAATGTCGCTCATCAGTGTGCCTCCGCGAGTTCAGGTTTAACTGAACCCTGCTTAATCGGCAGCGGCTTGTTGACGACGGCGCCTTCCAGCAACGCGTCAGCCACCAGTTCCGCGATGTCTTTGATCAACGGCCGAGGTTCGACCACGCCTTCGAGCATCGCCGTGCATTGCGGGCATCCGACCGCCACCAGCTCGGCGCCGGTTTCGCGGATGTCGTCCATGCGCATGTCAGGGATACGTTGTTTGCCCGGTATGTCCGTGATCGGCGCGCCGCCACCGCCACCGCAGCAACGGGAACGGAAACCGGAGCGTTGCATTTCCTTGATCTCGATCCCCAGCGCACGCAATACCTCGCGCGGCGCCTCGTATTCACCGTTGTAGCGACCGAGGTAGCACGGATCGTGATAGGTCACGCTGGTGCCTTTGTGCTGGCCCAGATTCAACGCGCCCGCTTCGATCAGTTCGGCCATGTAAGTGCTGTGGTGCTGCACTTGATAATGGCCGTCGAACGCACCGTATTCGTTTTTCAGCACATGGAAGCTGTGCGGATCGCAGGTGACGATGCGCTTGAAGTCGTATTTGGCCAAAGTTTGAATGTTGCGCTTGGCGAGCATCTGGAACGTCGCTTCGTCGCCCAGACGCCGAGCCACGTCGCCACTGTCGCGCTCTTCCAGACCGAGCACGGCGAAGTCGACATTGGCCGCTTTCAGCACTTTGACGAAGGCGCGCAAGGTGCGCTGGTTACGCATGTCGAACGCGCCGTCACCGACCCAGAACAAC
This window contains:
- a CDS encoding electron transfer flavoprotein subunit beta, producing the protein MPLNSKAPVDNGSIHVISLVSIGAHPTSGRPRRAEQDARAVELGLQLAGDNLHVLHAGNVEEPALRAYLGMGLDELHVLEQPEGADALPALTEYLRESNVQVVLTGSQAETGEGSGMLPYLLAEKLGWPLVVGLAQVESLANGVAHVLQALPRGQRRRLKVRLPFLATVDNAAPNSRQSAYGPAQRGLLAADQVEVVMDELLAASSLQPAKPRPKRLKVIKGKSGADRMKAATAKASGGGGQVLKGVSAEAGAEAILKLLIEEGVVR
- a CDS encoding AraC family transcriptional regulator: MPIEAMPTFWRDAELPFIEARQIEDGRKVFYGRHSHEVFSIGAVTSGQSTYLHEKSCQTISAGTVVLMNPGEVHACNPVEDQPWSYVMLYVDANWLAGIQHSHDDGDGLGFQPISATHTQSSKLFAGLIDLYAQLIDPALDALPKRKAAVAFFMLMQRTLGHSTLELKRINPRVVRAAEYINEHFMGTVRLAAICKAANLSEAYLIRAFEQQYHMTPHAYLINRRIQHAQAQLRDGASIIDIAHEAGFADQAHFQRVFKKHLAATPGQYKP
- a CDS encoding bacteriocin, whose amino-acid sequence is MRTTLSALTLTLGLLAAQNAMAGSELNAALGGGVGGALGNVVGQKMGGGSTGAALGAGVGGAAGGALTAKKGHKTKAALGGGLGSAGGSLLGNKLGGSTGGTVGAGLGGAAGSALMAK
- a CDS encoding LysE family translocator is translated as MSVLISMAAFALAASISPGPVNVVALSSGAQFGLSSSLRHVLGATVGFVVLLLFTGFGLHEVLKQWPILTDLIRWAGVAFLLWLAWKLAVDDGRLEVSSATRQPSFLRGAAMQWLNPKAWLAAVAGMGAFVASGDAKLIWSFALIYFVICYLSVACWVYAGAVLGRYLHSAPRIRLFNRCMAAILAGCAVSLLLF
- a CDS encoding electron transfer flavoprotein subunit alpha/FixB family protein, which translates into the protein MSDIIRRDPRAEWIARNRLHPLHAAMQPAQASWMGPNGVVRKDVHHVGFIGPNGVKRIDRSGAQQGGAVKRSSAAEVQLPLHQVAQPAFYICVAPDMVGGRLSAHDRDLLGLAHSLAGNDGAVVAVVFGEHKETTFATAGVDRLLTLEGYEFSGYSPEQRVQGLRAVDNQFNPRHWLLPDSRTGGGELGRRFAASLGERPATRVWQVTDNQCIGRAGAGRQDVAGPLARLILAAVECAEPVSDTRHEVLPVELYTTVARSLSRIEDLGAVAVDPAAIPMAEAEFIFSGGNGVKDWELFHRTAAALGATEGASRVAVDDGYMARDRQVGASGTWVTARVYVAVGISGAIQHLQGIGACDKVVAINLDPGCDMIKRADLSVIGDSAAILKALIAAIETHRNEGKRDAA